Proteins from a genomic interval of Luteibacter pinisoli:
- a CDS encoding TonB-dependent receptor, translating into MTHRISALSMAIMAGLFATGSVMAQDATTPAPATTTANAPKKADATTDANAQDAANLQGVTVTGIRASLQKSLDLKRNSDSIVDAISAEDVGKFPDTNVAESLSHLPGLSVDRNFGEGDKVSILGTDPALNRLMLNGQTVASTNWTSDPNNPDSRSFNYSLLASEIIGNAQVYKTPQANIDEGSIGGTVIVNTRRPLDLPANTLTGSVSYGYNDSADKGKPNASVLYSWKNKDSTFGVIGSLMHSDRIIDRQGTEIFGYQRVNDPTDTNPDHQFNPAVVPTDAKGVYPTAVNTAWFQQRRTRDGVSTGLQWKPNEAFELNFTGLYVTEKFNNFNQSHYGEWSGSAANATALGFNNGVATSGSYNANTSTYLDGYERDSTVNTGVAQLRADWFGDGWTASSQIGYTGSTGGSDGIYNMQFQGFGGFNYNLDGQHPQINYNAGDNPSAMLAHGAGYSYAPSYDRERYFQADFSHDVAWGPLNQIEVGIKATNHLDGQDAYSAQLPTQDGNGLSLANFANGGTPGGYLNGLNAAGNMGDWTTIDPGLMKAYIQSIKDGHVSLDPKATYSVAEQNRAFYIQGDFSGDDYRGNLGVRYYRTRDTVNGYQFVGDNQYDPINKRSTYHDWLPSFNIAYDATDALTLRFAAAQTMARPRYQQMTPYVALDDRTLTGSRGNTDLGPYKSTNYDGSAEWYFSENSVLAAELFFRRISGYILNTNVAETHYNLTNQRDDVYQMQVPINAGVAKVKGASISYQQNFRYGFGMLANYTYSDATTSNDFPLPYNSKNAFTISPFYEQGPYSARVTYSWRSSYFTSIAQLQSQQITGIFRELDASLGYQINDHLRVSLDATNLLNETYFVYNNTPAEPLNAYKNGRTYTVTLGFKL; encoded by the coding sequence ATGACCCACCGCATCAGCGCCCTTTCCATGGCCATCATGGCCGGGCTATTCGCCACGGGCAGCGTGATGGCGCAGGACGCCACCACGCCGGCCCCGGCCACCACCACCGCCAACGCCCCCAAGAAGGCCGACGCCACCACGGACGCGAACGCCCAGGACGCCGCCAACCTGCAGGGCGTGACCGTCACCGGTATCCGCGCCAGCCTGCAGAAGTCGCTCGACCTCAAGCGCAACTCGGATTCGATCGTCGACGCCATCTCGGCCGAAGACGTGGGCAAGTTCCCGGACACCAACGTGGCCGAGTCGCTGTCGCACCTGCCGGGCCTTTCGGTGGACCGTAACTTCGGCGAAGGCGACAAGGTCAGCATCCTGGGTACCGACCCGGCGCTGAACCGCCTGATGCTCAACGGCCAGACCGTCGCGTCCACCAACTGGACGTCGGACCCAAACAACCCGGACAGCCGCTCGTTCAACTACAGCCTGCTCGCCTCGGAAATCATCGGTAACGCCCAGGTCTACAAGACCCCGCAGGCGAACATCGACGAGGGCTCGATCGGCGGTACCGTCATCGTCAACACCCGTCGCCCGCTCGACCTCCCGGCCAACACCCTCACCGGCAGCGTCAGCTACGGCTATAACGACAGCGCCGACAAGGGCAAGCCGAACGCGTCCGTGCTGTACAGCTGGAAGAACAAGGACAGCACCTTCGGTGTCATCGGCTCGCTGATGCATTCGGACCGGATCATCGACCGCCAGGGCACCGAGATCTTCGGTTACCAGCGCGTCAACGACCCGACCGATACCAACCCGGACCACCAGTTCAACCCGGCCGTCGTCCCGACGGACGCCAAGGGTGTGTACCCGACCGCGGTGAACACCGCGTGGTTCCAGCAGCGCCGCACCCGTGACGGCGTGTCCACCGGCCTGCAGTGGAAGCCGAACGAAGCGTTCGAGCTGAACTTCACCGGCCTGTACGTCACCGAGAAGTTCAACAACTTCAACCAGAGCCATTACGGCGAGTGGTCCGGTTCGGCCGCCAACGCCACGGCGCTGGGCTTCAACAACGGTGTCGCCACCAGCGGCAGCTACAACGCCAACACCTCGACCTACCTGGACGGCTACGAGCGCGACTCGACCGTGAACACCGGCGTGGCCCAGCTGCGCGCGGACTGGTTCGGTGATGGTTGGACGGCGTCGTCGCAGATTGGCTACACCGGTTCCACCGGCGGCTCGGACGGCATCTACAACATGCAGTTCCAGGGCTTCGGTGGTTTCAACTACAACCTCGACGGCCAGCACCCGCAGATCAACTACAACGCCGGTGACAACCCGTCGGCGATGCTGGCCCACGGCGCCGGCTACAGCTACGCGCCCAGCTACGATCGCGAGCGTTACTTCCAGGCGGATTTCTCGCACGACGTGGCCTGGGGCCCGCTGAACCAGATCGAAGTCGGCATCAAGGCCACCAACCACCTGGACGGCCAGGACGCCTACTCGGCGCAGCTGCCCACCCAGGACGGCAACGGCCTGTCGCTGGCTAACTTCGCCAATGGCGGCACGCCGGGTGGCTACCTCAACGGCCTGAACGCCGCCGGCAACATGGGCGACTGGACGACGATCGACCCGGGCCTGATGAAGGCGTACATCCAGAGCATCAAGGACGGCCACGTCTCGCTCGACCCGAAGGCCACCTACAGCGTCGCCGAGCAGAACCGCGCGTTCTACATCCAGGGTGATTTCTCCGGTGACGACTACCGCGGCAACCTCGGCGTGCGCTACTACCGCACCCGTGACACGGTGAACGGCTACCAGTTCGTCGGCGACAACCAGTACGACCCGATCAACAAGCGCAGCACGTACCACGACTGGCTGCCCTCGTTTAACATCGCTTACGACGCCACCGATGCCCTGACGCTGCGCTTCGCCGCCGCCCAGACCATGGCTCGCCCGCGCTACCAGCAGATGACCCCGTACGTGGCGCTGGACGACCGCACGCTCACCGGGTCGCGTGGCAACACCGACCTGGGTCCGTACAAGTCGACCAACTACGACGGCTCGGCCGAGTGGTACTTCTCGGAGAACAGCGTGCTGGCCGCGGAGCTCTTCTTCCGCCGCATCTCCGGCTACATCCTCAACACCAACGTGGCCGAGACCCACTACAACCTGACCAACCAGCGTGACGACGTGTACCAGATGCAGGTACCGATCAACGCCGGCGTGGCCAAGGTCAAGGGTGCGTCGATCAGCTACCAGCAGAACTTCCGCTACGGCTTCGGCATGCTGGCGAACTACACGTACTCCGACGCGACCACGAGCAACGACTTCCCGCTGCCGTACAACTCGAAGAACGCGTTCACCATTTCGCCGTTCTACGAGCAGGGCCCGTACAGCGCCCGCGTGACCTACAGCTGGCGTTCGTCGTACTTCACCTCGATCGCCCAGTTGCAGTCGCAGCAGATCACCGGCATCTTCCGTGAACTGGACGCGTCGCTGGGTTACCAGATCAATGACCACCTGCGTGTCTCGCTGGATGCCACCAACCTGCTGAACGAGACCTACTTCGTGTACAACAACACCCCGGCAGAACCGCTGAACGCATACAAGAACGGTCGCACCTACACCGTGACCCTGGGCTTCAAGCTGTGA
- a CDS encoding AraC family transcriptional regulator, translating to MHALGPREGYNLTALPGVRILRSNRPLARTPVLYDPGIVIVCQGRKRGYFGNQVVVYDEHHYLAVSVPVPFTMETDATAEHPLLAIYLHLDFALAAELAAQIDQTGHATAAQAPQSMMSTPMSDTMHISVQRFLEALQQPLDAAVLGPGLLREIYYRVLTGPQGASMREALATRGQFGKISRAVRMIHTAYASALDVARLAEEAGMSAPSFYSHFKAITRVSPMQYVKSTRLHQARLLMVREGLTAESAGHAVGYSSASQFSREFRRLFGATPAAEARRMRESFALPAAFEDAVFVSSH from the coding sequence TTGCACGCGCTCGGCCCGCGGGAGGGCTACAACCTCACCGCACTACCGGGCGTTCGCATCCTCCGCTCCAACCGCCCCCTCGCCCGCACGCCTGTCCTCTACGATCCCGGCATCGTCATCGTCTGCCAGGGCCGCAAACGCGGCTATTTCGGTAACCAGGTGGTCGTCTACGACGAACACCACTACCTCGCTGTATCGGTCCCCGTGCCCTTCACCATGGAAACCGACGCCACCGCCGAGCACCCGCTACTGGCCATCTACCTGCACCTCGACTTCGCGCTCGCCGCCGAACTCGCCGCGCAGATCGACCAGACTGGACACGCTACCGCTGCGCAGGCACCGCAAAGCATGATGTCCACGCCGATGAGCGACACCATGCACATCTCGGTGCAACGCTTCCTGGAAGCCTTGCAGCAGCCGCTCGATGCGGCCGTGTTGGGGCCCGGATTGTTGCGAGAGATCTATTACCGCGTACTCACGGGGCCGCAGGGTGCATCGATGCGTGAAGCGCTGGCCACGCGCGGGCAGTTCGGCAAGATCAGCCGCGCGGTCCGGATGATCCATACCGCCTACGCCTCCGCACTCGACGTCGCACGACTCGCCGAAGAAGCAGGGATGAGCGCTCCAAGCTTCTACAGCCACTTCAAGGCCATCACTCGCGTATCGCCGATGCAATACGTCAAGTCGACGCGGCTTCATCAGGCGCGCCTGCTGATGGTGCGCGAGGGTCTCACGGCGGAAAGCGCGGGCCACGCGGTGGGATACAGCAGCGCATCGCAATTCAGCAGGGAGTTCCGTCGGCTTTTTGGGGCGACGCCTGCGGCGGAAGCGCGGCGTATGCGGGAGAGCTTTGCGCTGCCGGCTGCATTTGAAGATGCGGTGTTTGTTTCGTCGCATTGA
- the zwf gene encoding glucose-6-phosphate dehydrogenase translates to MSPAQPKRATSRAHPADPCTVVIFGAAGDLTSRLVVPALYNMRRTGLLSDNFAIVGFNHGKMSDNAWKNNLHKSLERYVSGAGQHLDEEAWGWLGSQMTYFPGDFDDASSFQALATKLKEIDRKRGTQGNVLFYLATPERFFGDVIEQLRDAGLTQDGGADSGHWRRVIIEKPFGHDLASANALNERILKVLREDQIYRIDHFLGKETVQNIMAFRFANGLFEPIWNRDRIDHVQITVAETVGVERRGSFYEQTGAMRDMVPNHLFQLLAMVAMEPPTSFDAEAVRTRKAEVIEAIRPISPEDAVRGQYGPGAVNSELARAYRDEPDVAPDSVTETFVAMKLSIDTWRWSGVPFYLRTGKHMGRRTTEIAIRFKSAPMAPFRGTGMDAFGPDWLVLQIQPDEGISLQFDVKRPGPRVELAPVRMDFKYADWFRAEPNVGYETLLYDCMTGDATLFQRADMVEACWRAVQPVLDDWAQRTPADFPNYASGSAGPASSDTLLAMGGRSWRPLNTGTEPARRAARQKAESGTGVLATKEPARPSAAKRAAAKKSLRAASVKKASPVKKTAAKKATVKKAAKKKVAAKKAPARKAAPKKRVAAARKAAPAKRSPIK, encoded by the coding sequence ATGAGCCCAGCCCAACCGAAGCGCGCTACATCCCGCGCTCACCCGGCCGACCCGTGTACCGTCGTGATCTTCGGCGCCGCCGGTGACCTCACCAGCCGCCTCGTCGTCCCCGCGCTATACAACATGCGCCGTACCGGCCTGCTGTCCGACAACTTTGCCATCGTGGGTTTCAACCACGGCAAGATGTCCGACAACGCCTGGAAGAACAACCTGCACAAATCGCTGGAGCGCTACGTCTCCGGCGCTGGCCAGCATCTCGATGAAGAGGCCTGGGGCTGGCTCGGCAGCCAGATGACCTACTTCCCGGGCGATTTCGATGATGCGTCGTCGTTCCAGGCCCTGGCGACGAAGCTGAAGGAGATCGACCGCAAGCGCGGCACCCAGGGCAACGTCCTGTTCTACCTCGCCACGCCCGAGCGTTTCTTCGGCGACGTGATCGAACAGCTGCGCGATGCCGGGCTGACCCAGGACGGCGGCGCAGATAGCGGCCACTGGCGCCGCGTCATCATCGAGAAGCCGTTCGGCCACGACCTGGCCTCGGCCAATGCCCTGAACGAGCGCATCCTGAAGGTGCTGCGCGAAGACCAGATCTACCGCATCGACCACTTCCTCGGTAAGGAAACGGTGCAGAACATCATGGCCTTCCGTTTCGCGAACGGCCTGTTCGAGCCGATCTGGAATCGCGACCGCATCGACCACGTGCAGATCACCGTGGCCGAAACCGTGGGCGTGGAGCGTCGTGGCTCGTTCTACGAGCAGACCGGCGCCATGCGCGACATGGTGCCCAACCACCTGTTCCAGCTGCTGGCCATGGTGGCCATGGAGCCGCCGACCTCGTTTGATGCCGAAGCCGTGCGCACGCGCAAGGCCGAAGTCATCGAGGCGATCCGGCCGATTTCCCCGGAGGATGCGGTGCGTGGCCAGTACGGCCCGGGCGCGGTGAACAGCGAGCTGGCCCGCGCCTACCGCGACGAGCCGGACGTGGCGCCGGACTCGGTCACGGAAACCTTCGTGGCCATGAAGCTCTCCATCGATACCTGGCGCTGGTCGGGCGTGCCGTTCTACCTGCGTACCGGCAAGCACATGGGCCGCCGCACCACCGAGATCGCCATCCGCTTCAAGAGCGCGCCCATGGCGCCGTTCCGTGGCACCGGCATGGATGCGTTCGGCCCCGACTGGCTGGTGCTGCAGATCCAGCCGGACGAGGGCATCTCGTTGCAGTTCGACGTGAAGCGTCCTGGCCCGCGGGTGGAGCTTGCCCCGGTGCGCATGGACTTCAAGTACGCCGACTGGTTCCGCGCCGAGCCGAACGTGGGCTACGAAACGCTGCTGTACGACTGCATGACCGGCGACGCGACGCTGTTCCAGCGCGCGGACATGGTCGAGGCGTGCTGGCGCGCCGTGCAGCCCGTGCTCGATGACTGGGCGCAGCGCACGCCGGCGGATTTCCCGAACTACGCCTCCGGCAGCGCGGGCCCGGCGTCGTCGGACACGTTGCTGGCCATGGGTGGCCGTTCGTGGCGTCCGCTGAATACCGGTACGGAACCGGCACGCCGTGCGGCTCGCCAGAAAGCGGAGTCGGGCACCGGCGTCCTGGCGACGAAGGAGCCGGCGCGTCCGTCGGCAGCGAAGCGTGCGGCGGCGAAGAAGTCGCTGCGTGCGGCCTCGGTGAAGAAGGCGTCGCCGGTTAAGAAGACGGCGGCGAAAAAAGCGACGGTGAAGAAGGCCGCCAAGAAGAAGGTGGCGGCGAAGAAGGCACCCGCGCGGAAGGCGGCACCGAAGAAGCGCGTGGCGGCGGCACGCAAGGCCGCCCCCGCGAAGCGTTCGCCGATAAAGTAA
- a CDS encoding oxidoreductase, with protein MATKNILLITGVSSGFGRALAQEALSAGHAVVGTVRSEEARTAFEALHPAATARLLDVTDFDAIDGVVAEVETTVGPIDVLVNNAGYGHEGIMEESPLADLRRQFDVNVFGAVAMMKAVLPYMRQRRRGHILNITSMGGHITVPGITYYCGSKFALEGISEALGKEVASLGIKVTAVAPGSFRTDWAGRSMVRTERSIHDYDAVFDPIRKAREEKSGKQLGDPVKAARAMLEVIASANPPAHLLLGSDALMLVRDNLASFDASVSEWEALTRSTDG; from the coding sequence ATGGCTACGAAGAACATCCTGCTCATCACCGGCGTCAGCAGCGGCTTTGGCCGAGCGCTGGCACAGGAGGCCCTTTCTGCTGGTCATGCCGTGGTGGGTACCGTGCGGAGCGAGGAAGCGCGCACGGCGTTCGAGGCGCTGCACCCGGCAGCGACGGCGCGCCTGCTCGACGTCACGGACTTCGACGCCATCGACGGCGTGGTCGCCGAGGTGGAGACAACGGTTGGCCCGATCGACGTGCTGGTTAACAACGCCGGCTATGGCCACGAAGGCATCATGGAAGAATCGCCGCTGGCGGACCTGCGCCGGCAGTTTGATGTGAACGTGTTCGGGGCCGTGGCCATGATGAAGGCCGTGTTGCCTTATATGCGCCAGCGTCGCCGTGGTCACATCCTCAATATCACCTCAATGGGCGGGCACATCACGGTGCCCGGCATCACCTACTACTGTGGCAGCAAGTTCGCGCTCGAGGGCATCTCCGAAGCCCTGGGTAAAGAGGTGGCATCGCTTGGCATCAAGGTCACGGCCGTGGCACCCGGCTCGTTCCGTACCGACTGGGCGGGGCGTTCGATGGTCCGCACGGAGCGCTCGATCCACGACTACGATGCCGTCTTCGATCCGATCCGCAAGGCGCGCGAAGAGAAGAGCGGCAAGCAACTGGGCGACCCGGTGAAGGCCGCGCGCGCCATGCTTGAGGTGATCGCTTCCGCGAACCCGCCAGCGCACCTGCTTCTTGGCAGTGACGCGCTGATGCTCGTGCGGGACAACCTGGCGTCCTTCGACGCGTCGGTGAGCGAGTGGGAAGCGCTGACCCGCTCAACCGATGGATGA
- a CDS encoding DUF3300 domain-containing protein: MSRALYDVSFKTLLAMAIVTALAACNREPPAQAADTPAPAASAAPAIAAAPYQRPTADQLYALVAPIALFPDNLVAQTLAASTHPDQVDDARQFVQGHRDLTGGALLDAADTQPWDPSVKSLVAFPAVLDQMANNGEWTDALGQAYANQPSDVMNAIQVMRSRAQAHGNLKTNAKQTVQVVDRGAPVSQTVVEEDEIVGPPAQTIEIAPADSGVVYVPEYDPDQVYGGPVYSTVYETRYVEPDYGYRDAAVAGVVAFGAGILVGELFAHHEHHDRPYGWDSWHTSWGGRRDGGRPAVVYDNHPYVVNRTVVNNRFVDRSVHIDNRHDFNNVNMRPGAPPREAAAPRPAQPDFAHMQRPTFAPAMTHPTAPNARPALPPPQANDPRAAAFQRDHGMGRNPAQAGAPGVPGAPVQGRPEQGPRPGMDIAHTNPNAAPHPTPHAPTFSRPGADTPRGQPFAPRESQQAHAMPAPAAAPAVRNEPQRATPQQAQAPRAEPQPQRAQPQRMEQPRPQPQRFEPRQPEQARVEAPQRDAPRPEPQQHFQQAPREMPREMPRPQPPREEPRPQPQQQHHEQARPAPQQQPHHDDHKKHDN; encoded by the coding sequence ATGTCGCGAGCGCTTTACGACGTCTCATTCAAGACGCTGCTGGCCATGGCCATCGTCACGGCGCTTGCCGCCTGTAACCGCGAGCCACCGGCGCAGGCCGCCGACACACCGGCGCCCGCGGCCAGCGCTGCACCGGCGATCGCCGCCGCGCCCTACCAGCGTCCGACCGCGGACCAGCTCTACGCCCTCGTCGCGCCCATCGCCCTCTTCCCGGATAACCTCGTGGCGCAGACGCTCGCCGCGTCGACGCATCCGGACCAGGTCGACGACGCACGCCAGTTTGTCCAGGGCCATCGCGACCTCACTGGTGGCGCCCTGCTCGACGCCGCGGACACCCAGCCGTGGGATCCCAGCGTGAAGTCGTTGGTGGCGTTTCCCGCCGTGCTCGACCAGATGGCCAATAACGGCGAGTGGACCGACGCGCTGGGCCAGGCGTATGCCAACCAGCCGTCGGACGTGATGAACGCGATCCAGGTGATGCGCTCGCGCGCCCAGGCGCACGGCAACCTGAAGACCAACGCCAAGCAGACGGTGCAGGTGGTCGACCGCGGCGCACCGGTGTCGCAGACGGTGGTGGAAGAGGACGAGATCGTCGGGCCGCCGGCGCAGACGATTGAAATCGCCCCGGCGGATTCGGGCGTCGTCTATGTGCCGGAATACGACCCGGACCAGGTGTATGGCGGCCCGGTGTATTCCACGGTGTACGAAACCCGCTATGTCGAGCCCGACTACGGCTATCGCGACGCCGCCGTCGCGGGCGTCGTCGCTTTCGGCGCGGGCATCCTGGTCGGTGAATTGTTTGCGCACCACGAGCACCACGACCGTCCCTATGGCTGGGATAGCTGGCATACCTCGTGGGGCGGCCGTCGCGACGGTGGCCGGCCGGCGGTGGTGTACGACAACCACCCGTATGTCGTGAACCGCACGGTGGTGAACAACCGCTTCGTCGATCGCTCCGTGCACATCGACAATCGCCATGACTTCAATAACGTGAACATGCGCCCGGGTGCGCCACCGCGTGAGGCGGCTGCGCCTCGCCCTGCGCAGCCGGACTTCGCGCATATGCAGCGGCCAACCTTTGCGCCGGCGATGACCCACCCGACGGCGCCGAATGCACGGCCGGCGCTTCCGCCGCCGCAGGCCAATGACCCGCGCGCGGCCGCCTTCCAACGCGACCACGGGATGGGACGCAATCCGGCGCAGGCCGGGGCACCGGGCGTTCCTGGGGCGCCGGTGCAGGGACGACCCGAGCAAGGGCCGCGGCCGGGCATGGACATCGCCCATACCAATCCGAACGCGGCGCCGCACCCGACGCCGCACGCCCCGACGTTCTCGCGCCCTGGCGCTGATACGCCGCGCGGGCAGCCGTTCGCACCCCGTGAGTCGCAGCAGGCCCATGCCATGCCTGCGCCCGCGGCAGCGCCCGCGGTACGCAACGAGCCGCAGCGAGCCACTCCGCAGCAAGCGCAGGCGCCGCGCGCGGAACCGCAGCCGCAGCGTGCGCAGCCGCAGCGCATGGAACAGCCGCGCCCGCAGCCGCAGCGCTTCGAGCCGCGACAGCCTGAGCAGGCCCGTGTCGAGGCGCCCCAGCGCGATGCCCCGAGGCCGGAGCCGCAGCAGCACTTCCAGCAGGCGCCGCGCGAGATGCCCCGCGAGATGCCCCGTCCGCAGCCGCCGCGCGAAGAGCCGCGCCCCCAGCCACAGCAGCAGCACCACGAACAGGCGCGGCCGGCCCCGCAGCAGCAGCCCCACCACGACGATCACAAAAAGCACGACAACTGA